One stretch of Xanthomonas sp. DAR 35659 DNA includes these proteins:
- a CDS encoding TonB-dependent receptor plug domain-containing protein — translation MSKRLNADRLAESVRRVLCGARQRHGVATLTLLLASAQALPALAEEPGGEAKTLDAITVISTGTRKANMAVTDSPAPIQLVSADMLKQSAAPDLINAIANQVPSYNANQTGNDMASQTLTASLRNLSPNHTLVLVNGKRRHITSNVNTTTGAASADLSFIPAAAIDHVEVLTDGAAALYGSDAIAGVINIILKKNHDGGEVDAGYAGYKDGGGGTDAWVPISASAATRRISASAPRSRTARPCTGSVRTAMPIAWPTTPIARR, via the coding sequence ATGAGCAAGCGCTTGAACGCCGATCGACTGGCGGAATCGGTACGCAGGGTGCTGTGCGGTGCGCGGCAACGGCACGGCGTGGCCACGCTGACGCTGCTACTGGCCAGCGCACAGGCGCTGCCGGCGCTGGCGGAGGAGCCGGGTGGCGAGGCCAAGACGCTGGACGCGATCACGGTCATTTCGACCGGCACGCGCAAGGCCAACATGGCGGTGACCGACAGCCCGGCGCCGATCCAGTTGGTGAGCGCGGACATGCTCAAGCAGTCGGCCGCACCCGACCTGATCAACGCCATCGCCAACCAGGTGCCGTCCTACAACGCCAACCAGACCGGCAACGACATGGCGAGCCAGACGCTCACCGCCAGCCTGCGCAACCTCTCGCCCAACCACACGCTGGTGCTGGTCAACGGCAAACGCCGCCACATCACCTCCAACGTCAACACCACCACCGGCGCGGCCTCGGCCGATCTGTCGTTCATTCCGGCCGCGGCGATCGATCATGTCGAAGTGCTGACCGACGGCGCCGCGGCGCTGTACGGGTCGGACGCGATCGCCGGCGTCATCAACATCATCCTCAAGAAGAACCACGACGGCGGCGAAGTGGACGCCGGTTATGCCGGCTACAAGGATGGCGGCGGCGGCACCGATGCGTGGGTGCCAATATCGGCTTCGGCAGCGACGCGGCGTATTTCAGCCTCAGCGCCGAGGTCGAGAACCGCAAGACCGTGTACCGGCTCGGTTCGTACAGCTATGCCGATTGCGTGGCCAACTACGCCGATTGCTCGGCGGTGA
- a CDS encoding acetylornithine transaminase — translation MTASSAADLIALGQHYYLPIYRPRQLVLERGQGAKVWDSEGRDYIDLSAGIAVCGLGHNDPDLSAALLEQAGKLWHTSNVFYSEPPLRLAEELVTASRFARKVFLCNSGSEANEAAIKLVRKWAASQGRAPDRRVIVTFRGSFHGRTLAAVTATAQPKYQEGYEPLPGGFRYVDFNDIVQLETAMAAGDVAAVMLEPVQGEGGVMPAASGFLARVRALCDHHGALLVLDEIQCGMGRTGTLFAHWQDQVTPDIVTLAKALGGGFPIGALLAGPKVAEVMQFGAHGSTFGGNPLAAAVARVALRKLASAPIAANVSRQAAALRQGLAALNEEFALFAQVRGRGLMLGAVLNQAHAGQAGAILDHAAAHGVLTLQAGPDVLRFVPSLNITDQEVAEGLKRLRAALLAYVGTR, via the coding sequence ATGACCGCTTCCTCCGCCGCGGATCTGATCGCCCTCGGTCAGCACTACTACCTGCCGATCTACCGCCCGCGCCAGTTGGTGCTGGAGCGCGGCCAGGGCGCCAAGGTGTGGGACAGCGAAGGCCGCGACTACATCGACCTGTCCGCCGGCATCGCGGTCTGCGGGCTCGGCCACAACGATCCGGACCTGAGCGCCGCGCTGCTTGAGCAGGCCGGCAAGCTGTGGCACACCAGCAATGTGTTCTACAGCGAACCGCCGCTGCGCCTGGCCGAGGAGCTGGTCACCGCCTCGCGCTTCGCGCGCAAGGTGTTCCTGTGCAATTCCGGCAGCGAGGCCAACGAGGCGGCGATCAAGCTGGTGCGCAAGTGGGCCGCCAGCCAGGGCCGCGCGCCGGACCGGCGGGTCATCGTCACCTTCCGCGGCAGTTTCCACGGCCGCACCCTGGCCGCGGTCACCGCCACCGCGCAGCCGAAGTACCAGGAAGGCTACGAGCCGCTGCCCGGCGGTTTCCGTTATGTGGACTTCAACGACATCGTGCAGTTGGAAACGGCGATGGCGGCCGGCGACGTGGCCGCGGTGATGCTCGAGCCGGTGCAGGGCGAGGGCGGGGTGATGCCGGCCGCGTCGGGCTTCCTGGCGCGGGTGCGCGCGCTGTGCGACCACCACGGCGCGCTGCTGGTGCTGGACGAGATCCAGTGCGGCATGGGCCGTACCGGCACCCTGTTCGCGCACTGGCAGGACCAGGTGACGCCGGACATCGTGACCCTGGCCAAGGCGCTGGGCGGCGGTTTCCCGATCGGCGCGCTGCTGGCCGGGCCCAAGGTCGCCGAGGTCATGCAGTTCGGCGCGCACGGCAGCACCTTCGGCGGCAATCCGCTAGCCGCGGCGGTGGCGCGGGTGGCGCTGCGCAAGCTGGCGTCGGCGCCGATCGCGGCGAACGTGTCGCGGCAGGCGGCGGCGCTGCGGCAGGGGCTGGCCGCGCTCAATGAGGAGTTCGCGCTGTTTGCGCAGGTGCGTGGGCGTGGGTTGATGCTGGGCGCGGTGCTGAATCAGGCGCATGCGGGGCAGGCCGGGGCGATCCTGGATCATGCCGCTGCGCATGGGGTGTTGACGTTGCAGGCCGGGCCGGATGTGTTGCGGTTCGTGCCTTCGTTGAATATCACCGATCAGGAAGTGGCCGAGGGGTTGAAGCGGTTGCGGGCGGCGTTACTGGCTTATGTCGGTACGCGTTGA
- a CDS encoding ROK family transcriptional regulator: protein MPVPVAASLPPASRSVHATHADLTDNERRMLDSLRLFGTVTRADLSRITGLTVQSAVRLIDALAERGLVRIGASLAHGGRGKPGAAIALDPAHGHTVGYAIATDALSLALLDFSGQIRATAEHPLRSTEPAALLAQLREADAALLAEAGCGLGPRLGAGVAMTGFFVDGTERMNPPDPLRELGALSIGDWLAEALGLPVWVDNDGSVAAVGESLLGVGRQYRDFAYLYFSYGLGGGVVIDGACLRGAHGNAGEFAGMLPGLGLERGTLELLRQMLIEDGVMLADVRALVAAYDPSWPTIERWIARAVPGLSLIVSAITAVFDPQAVVFGGRLPRDLALRLIPQLRIDNQPRRGQARPLPVLLPAAAMADASAVGAATLPLKACYFR from the coding sequence ATGCCCGTTCCCGTCGCCGCTTCGCTGCCGCCCGCTTCCCGTTCCGTGCATGCCACGCATGCCGATCTCACCGACAACGAGCGGCGCATGCTCGACAGTTTGCGTCTGTTCGGCACCGTCACCCGCGCCGACCTCAGCCGCATCACCGGGCTGACCGTGCAATCGGCGGTGCGCCTGATCGATGCCCTGGCCGAGCGCGGACTGGTGCGCATCGGTGCCTCGCTGGCGCACGGCGGTCGCGGCAAACCGGGTGCGGCGATCGCGCTCGATCCCGCGCACGGTCATACCGTCGGCTACGCGATCGCCACCGACGCGCTGTCGCTGGCGCTGCTGGATTTCAGCGGCCAGATCCGCGCCACCGCCGAGCATCCATTGCGTTCGACCGAGCCGGCGGCACTGCTGGCGCAACTGCGTGAGGCCGATGCGGCGCTGCTGGCCGAGGCCGGATGCGGACTCGGGCCGCGGCTGGGCGCGGGCGTGGCGATGACCGGGTTCTTCGTCGATGGCACCGAACGCATGAACCCGCCCGATCCGCTGCGCGAACTGGGCGCGCTGTCGATCGGCGACTGGCTGGCCGAGGCGCTGGGCCTGCCGGTGTGGGTGGACAACGACGGCAGCGTCGCCGCGGTCGGCGAGAGCCTGCTCGGGGTCGGCCGCCAGTACCGCGATTTCGCCTATCTGTATTTCAGCTACGGCCTCGGCGGCGGCGTGGTGATCGACGGCGCCTGCCTGCGCGGCGCGCACGGCAATGCCGGCGAATTCGCCGGCATGCTGCCTGGGCTGGGCCTGGAGCGCGGCACGCTGGAGCTGCTGCGGCAGATGCTGATCGAGGACGGGGTGATGCTGGCCGACGTCCGCGCGCTGGTGGCGGCCTACGATCCGTCCTGGCCGACGATCGAGCGCTGGATCGCGCGCGCGGTGCCGGGTCTGTCGCTGATCGTCTCGGCGATCACCGCGGTGTTCGATCCGCAGGCCGTGGTGTTCGGCGGGCGCCTGCCGCGCGATCTGGCGCTGCGCCTGATCCCGCAGTTGCGCATCGACAACCAGCCGCGCCGCGGCCAGGCGCGGCCGTTGCCGGTGCTGTTGCCGGCGGCGGCGATGGCCGACGCCAGCGCGGTCGGAGCGGCCACGCTGCCGTTGAAGGCCTGCTACTTCCGCTGA
- a CDS encoding serine/threonine-protein kinase yields MPRAPAASAQILKSDSFGRILLVRDGAGVFVRRDLTAAPWWLRLPAWWLARREARALRQLAGMAATPQLRGWDGTFLDRSYLAGDAMYQRPPRGDLAYFRAARRLLQQVHRRGVAHNDLAKEANWLVLEDGGPALIDFQLAVRGAPRSRWMRLLAREDLRHLLKHKRMYCAHALTPVERRLLKRHSWVRELWFATGKPVYRFVTRRVLKWEDNEGQGPKP; encoded by the coding sequence ATGCCACGCGCGCCGGCCGCCTCCGCCCAGATCCTCAAGTCCGACAGCTTCGGTCGCATCCTGCTGGTGCGCGACGGCGCGGGCGTGTTCGTGCGCCGCGACCTGACCGCCGCGCCCTGGTGGCTGCGGCTGCCGGCCTGGTGGCTGGCGCGGCGCGAGGCGCGGGCATTGCGCCAGTTGGCCGGCATGGCCGCCACGCCGCAGTTGCGCGGCTGGGACGGCACCTTCCTGGACCGCAGCTACCTGGCCGGGGACGCGATGTACCAGCGCCCGCCGCGCGGCGACCTGGCCTATTTCCGCGCGGCGCGGCGCCTGCTGCAGCAGGTGCACCGGCGTGGCGTGGCGCACAACGACCTGGCCAAGGAGGCGAACTGGCTGGTGCTGGAGGACGGCGGGCCGGCACTGATCGACTTCCAACTGGCGGTGCGCGGCGCGCCGCGCTCGCGCTGGATGCGGCTGCTGGCGCGCGAGGACCTGCGCCACCTGCTCAAGCACAAGCGCATGTACTGCGCGCATGCCCTGACCCCGGTCGAACGGCGCCTGCTCAAGCGCCATTCCTGGGTGCGCGAGCTGTGGTTCGCCACCGGCAAGCCGGTGTACCGCTTCGTGACCCGGCGCGTGCTCAAGTGGGAGGACAACGAGGGGCAGGGGCCGAAGCCCTGA
- a CDS encoding VOC family protein produces MKYLHAMIRVHDLEKTSTFFTEGLGLHETRRIENAAGKFTLVYFGAPENPEAEVELTYNWGSDEDYGSARNFGHLAFEVDDIYAICAHLQAQGVVINRPPRDGRMAFVRSPDLISIELLQKGEALAPAEPWASMPNTGVW; encoded by the coding sequence ATGAAATACCTGCACGCCATGATCCGCGTCCACGATCTGGAGAAGACCAGCACGTTCTTCACCGAAGGCCTGGGCCTGCACGAGACCCGGCGCATCGAGAACGCGGCCGGCAAGTTCACCCTGGTGTACTTCGGCGCGCCGGAGAACCCGGAGGCCGAAGTCGAGCTGACCTACAACTGGGGCTCGGACGAGGACTACGGCAGCGCGCGCAACTTCGGCCACCTGGCGTTCGAGGTCGACGACATCTACGCGATCTGCGCGCACCTGCAGGCGCAGGGCGTGGTCATCAATCGCCCGCCGCGCGACGGGCGCATGGCCTTCGTGCGCAGCCCGGACCTGATCTCGATCGAACTGCTGCAGAAGGGCGAGGCGCTGGCCCCGGCCGAGCCGTGGGCGTCGATGCCCAACACCGGCGTGTGGTGA
- a CDS encoding SDR family oxidoreductase produces the protein MTLQGKTLLITGASRGIGLAIALRAARDGANVAIAAKSAVPNPKLPGTIHSAAAAVEAAGGRALALKCDIREEEQVRAAVAATVAAFGGIDILVNNASAIWLRGALDTPMKRFDLMQQVNARGSFLCAQACLPHLLRSANPHILTLAPPPSLDPKWWAPHTGYTLAKMGMSFVTLGLAGEFGPQGVAVNALWPRTLIATEALNMIPGVAAGNGRRPEIMADAAHAVLTRTAAGFHGQFLIDDEVLAAAGVTDLSGYALDPSQPLLPDLFLD, from the coding sequence ATGACCTTACAAGGCAAAACCCTCCTCATCACCGGCGCCTCGCGCGGCATCGGGCTGGCGATCGCGCTGCGTGCGGCGCGCGACGGCGCCAATGTGGCGATCGCGGCCAAGTCGGCGGTGCCCAACCCAAAGTTGCCCGGCACCATCCACAGCGCGGCGGCCGCGGTCGAGGCGGCCGGCGGGCGCGCGCTGGCGCTGAAATGCGACATCCGCGAGGAGGAGCAGGTGCGCGCGGCGGTGGCGGCGACGGTCGCCGCCTTCGGCGGCATCGACATCCTGGTCAACAACGCCAGCGCGATCTGGCTGCGCGGCGCGCTGGACACGCCGATGAAGCGCTTCGACCTGATGCAGCAGGTCAATGCGCGCGGCAGCTTCCTGTGCGCGCAGGCCTGCCTGCCGCATCTGCTGCGCAGCGCCAACCCGCACATCCTGACCCTGGCGCCGCCGCCGTCGCTGGATCCGAAATGGTGGGCGCCGCATACCGGCTACACCCTGGCGAAGATGGGCATGAGCTTCGTCACCCTGGGCCTGGCCGGCGAGTTCGGCCCGCAGGGCGTGGCGGTCAACGCGCTGTGGCCGCGCACGCTGATCGCCACCGAAGCGCTGAACATGATTCCCGGTGTCGCTGCGGGCAACGGCCGGCGTCCGGAGATCATGGCCGATGCGGCGCATGCGGTGCTGACGCGCACCGCGGCCGGGTTCCATGGCCAGTTCCTGATCGACGACGAGGTGCTGGCCGCCGCCGGCGTGACCGACCTGTCCGGCTACGCGCTGGATCCGTCGCAGCCATTGCTGCCGGATCTGTTCCTGGATTGA
- a CDS encoding TonB-dependent receptor: MLALALSAATAAHAAASPAAADTDVANSAPAADPTLLDTITVSGQQLSIRQAIGAKREAEVISDGVSADDVGSIPDFGLGEALQRVPGVSMVINNGRGEAQFMSLRGFNPDYNAVLIDGVALPSTETSRRIQSLDVIPASLAQQVDIYKSFRADMDANAIGGVAALRTRSAFDSPGPFAAVRANLADWENQRYLHDSGPSGQVQGTLSNTFGADGRFGVVLSADYFRRDSSSLDTAIDSYSYYRNGVRQALTPNQDTTGMALAPDRFRPLIYDNIRQRRSVFGKLQYDDMDSLSMNLSAGRFEHDNDEQRRAQFINRSGNATVASATTGSYAQGNAQVDADAFEQNRELRYAQFDGRYISNPTGHLDFLVNRARGSYRQDTREDVFVGAASPQLGFGYTVRPDARPLLTLNNPGYYGNAANYQQSYFFNRVENSSTDTTTLKLDYSQNANADALGWGLRTGLQYRSLDQRYNLDEVRYTPTGKVSLADVGRDPTQVCPYADFSCMLLIDPAKVAAFFAANPSRYALAASNLRNSTLSDFSIAEHGGAAYLMGTWHGSVTQLAFGLRNETLRRSVVSPVPQPLNSTSNYVGQRSDSSMQFLLPSANVGWDIAPTLKLRLAGSRTLGQPTYADLGQNSTPTVSATAFTLSRSIGNPALRPRRADNLDLSLEWYPDRDAQVSLGLFQKRIRDEIVRLTSTETQTNPGGLIGTYQVTTTQAVNASDARVRGVEFTAIDTHFDFLPTALAHFGGMFNVTMLDARTADVQMADGSLRSLPALMESPKRTANASLLYDLGRFSARLSGNYTDKQLIAFATDTPVNDRYYDAITTYDLQLAYRIGEHLRVTVQGKNLTDAKLSRMIGVDQALLREQLDNGRAYYFGVDYAF, from the coding sequence ATGCTGGCCTTGGCGCTGAGCGCCGCGACCGCGGCCCACGCCGCGGCCAGCCCCGCCGCCGCCGACACCGACGTTGCAAACAGCGCGCCGGCGGCCGATCCGACCCTGCTGGACACCATCACCGTCAGCGGCCAGCAGTTGTCGATCCGCCAGGCGATCGGCGCCAAGCGCGAAGCCGAGGTGATCTCCGACGGCGTCTCCGCCGACGACGTCGGCTCGATCCCGGACTTCGGACTGGGCGAAGCGCTGCAGCGCGTGCCCGGCGTATCGATGGTGATCAACAACGGCCGCGGCGAAGCGCAGTTCATGAGCCTGCGCGGATTCAATCCCGACTACAACGCGGTGCTGATCGACGGCGTCGCCCTGCCCTCGACCGAGACCAGCCGCCGCATCCAGTCGCTGGACGTGATCCCGGCCTCGCTGGCGCAGCAGGTCGACATCTACAAGTCGTTTCGCGCCGACATGGACGCCAACGCGATCGGCGGCGTGGCCGCGCTGCGCACGCGCAGCGCCTTCGACAGCCCCGGTCCGTTCGCCGCGGTCCGCGCCAACCTGGCCGACTGGGAGAACCAACGCTACCTGCACGATTCCGGCCCGTCCGGCCAGGTGCAGGGCACGCTGAGCAACACCTTCGGCGCCGATGGCCGCTTCGGCGTGGTGCTGTCAGCCGATTACTTCCGCCGCGACTCCTCGTCGCTGGACACCGCGATCGACAGCTACAGCTATTACCGCAACGGCGTGCGCCAGGCCCTGACCCCGAACCAGGACACCACCGGCATGGCGCTGGCGCCCGACCGCTTCCGCCCGCTGATCTACGACAACATCCGCCAGCGCCGTAGCGTGTTCGGCAAGCTGCAGTACGACGATATGGATTCGCTGTCGATGAACCTCAGCGCCGGGCGCTTCGAGCACGACAACGACGAGCAGCGCCGCGCGCAGTTCATCAACCGCAGCGGCAACGCCACCGTGGCCTCGGCCACCACCGGCAGCTACGCACAGGGCAACGCGCAGGTGGACGCCGATGCATTCGAGCAGAACCGCGAACTGCGCTATGCCCAGTTCGACGGCCGCTACATCAGCAACCCCACCGGGCACCTGGACTTCCTGGTCAACCGCGCGCGCGGCAGCTACCGCCAGGACACGCGCGAGGACGTGTTCGTCGGCGCCGCCTCGCCGCAGTTGGGCTTCGGCTACACGGTGCGCCCCGACGCGCGCCCGCTGCTGACGCTGAACAATCCCGGCTACTACGGCAACGCCGCCAACTACCAGCAGTCGTACTTCTTCAACCGCGTGGAGAACAGCAGCACCGACACCACCACGCTGAAACTGGACTACAGCCAGAACGCCAACGCCGATGCGCTCGGCTGGGGCCTGCGCACCGGCCTGCAGTACCGTAGCCTGGACCAGCGCTACAACCTGGACGAAGTGCGCTACACCCCGACCGGCAAGGTCAGCCTGGCCGATGTCGGCCGCGATCCGACGCAGGTGTGTCCGTACGCCGACTTCAGCTGCATGCTGCTGATCGACCCGGCCAAGGTCGCGGCCTTCTTCGCCGCCAATCCGAGCCGCTATGCGCTGGCCGCGAGCAACCTGCGCAACAGCACGCTCAGCGACTTCTCCATCGCCGAGCACGGCGGCGCCGCCTACCTGATGGGCACCTGGCACGGCAGCGTCACCCAGCTGGCGTTCGGACTGCGCAACGAGACCCTGCGGCGCTCGGTGGTCAGCCCGGTGCCGCAACCGCTGAACAGCACCAGCAACTACGTCGGCCAGCGCAGCGACAGCAGCATGCAGTTCCTGCTGCCGTCGGCGAACGTCGGCTGGGACATCGCGCCGACGCTGAAACTGCGCCTGGCCGGCAGCCGCACGCTCGGCCAGCCGACCTATGCCGACCTGGGCCAGAACAGCACGCCCACGGTCAGCGCCACCGCGTTCACCCTCTCGCGCAGCATCGGCAATCCGGCGCTGCGTCCGCGCCGCGCCGACAATCTCGACCTGTCGCTGGAGTGGTATCCGGATCGCGACGCGCAGGTCTCGCTGGGTCTGTTCCAGAAGCGCATCCGCGACGAGATCGTGCGTCTGACTTCGACCGAGACCCAAACCAATCCGGGCGGATTGATCGGTACCTACCAGGTCACCACGACCCAGGCGGTCAACGCCAGCGACGCGCGCGTGCGCGGCGTGGAGTTCACCGCGATCGACACCCACTTCGACTTCCTGCCCACGGCGCTGGCGCACTTCGGCGGCATGTTCAACGTGACCATGCTCGACGCGCGCACCGCCGACGTGCAGATGGCCGATGGCAGCCTGCGTTCGCTGCCGGCGCTCATGGAGTCGCCCAAGCGCACCGCCAACGCCTCGCTGCTGTACGACCTGGGACGGTTCAGCGCGCGCCTGAGCGGCAACTACACCGACAAGCAGCTGATCGCCTTCGCCACCGACACCCCGGTCAACGACCGCTACTACGACGCGATCACCACCTACGACCTGCAGCTGGCCTACCGCATCGGCGAGCACCTGCGCGTCACCGTACAGGGCAAGAACCTCACCGACGCCAAGCTCTCGCGCATGATCGGCGTGGACCAGGCGTTGCTGCGCGAGCAGTTGGACAACGGCCGCGCCTACTACTTCGGAGTGGACTATGCGTTCTGA
- a CDS encoding HAD-IA family hydrolase: MIHPRPTLLLLDFDGVLATYSRTARIAHLAAHCDCDTARVREVLFGAGLEAAYDGGEIATAVYLQRLGEGLGAPVSEADWIAARVAGSRGDPGVIERILALADRVDIGVLTNNGALMAQAIPQIVPALFPLLRGRVLCSGALGGRKPQAEVYRRALDHFGVAARHALFIDDLFVNVRGARAIGMAAETASGARALRRALARHGLG; this comes from the coding sequence TTGATCCATCCACGCCCGACCTTGCTGCTGCTCGACTTCGACGGCGTGCTGGCGACCTACTCGCGCACGGCACGCATCGCGCACCTGGCCGCCCACTGCGACTGCGACACGGCACGGGTGCGGGAGGTCCTGTTCGGCGCCGGACTGGAAGCCGCCTACGACGGCGGCGAGATCGCCACCGCCGTCTATCTGCAGCGGCTGGGCGAAGGACTCGGCGCGCCGGTGAGCGAAGCCGACTGGATCGCCGCGCGCGTGGCCGGCAGCCGCGGCGATCCCGGCGTAATCGAACGCATCCTGGCGCTGGCCGACAGGGTCGACATCGGCGTGCTGACCAACAACGGCGCCCTGATGGCGCAGGCGATCCCGCAGATCGTGCCGGCGCTGTTCCCGCTGCTGCGCGGGCGCGTGCTGTGCAGCGGCGCACTCGGCGGACGCAAACCGCAGGCCGAGGTGTACCGTCGTGCACTCGACCATTTCGGCGTCGCGGCGCGGCACGCCCTGTTCATCGACGACCTGTTCGTCAACGTGCGCGGCGCCCGCGCGATCGGCATGGCCGCGGAGACCGCCAGCGGCGCGCGCGCCCTGCGCCGCGCCCTCGCGCGGCACGGCCTGGGCTAG
- a CDS encoding phosphodiester glycosidase family protein — MRSELRWLLPLGAALLAASTHAAEPAPAAPTFVPIETVLGADCWGAFDDDVMKAMHDCRAGDGARIVLQVADAETGPARAGFDARCDGARCADLTQLLRVAPQRRLLLRTPPRRLDAVLAAVQAADAGARVAIEPQLQRPHGSSAPIPLAPGVRYWHEARGTPVPAMLHIAQIDLRTPGLELVGTPGERSGGKEFVATPTSTFVREHGLALAINADYFLPFDGGHLLDRPFVPLAGSGVTAEGLALSDGRLDSDSATEDARVNGAFCAGRHGAHIVRGRGGCPRGSRVGIGAGPVLLLDGRRQPRESSRAAYYDAREPRTALGLDAKRQTLWLVVVDGRQPHYSEGMTLDELSAVFEQLGASSAINLDGGGSSTMAARVDGQVRVLNSSIHTGIPGRERPVANHLGVRVQP; from the coding sequence ATGCGTTCTGAATTGCGCTGGCTGTTGCCCCTCGGCGCGGCGCTGCTCGCCGCCTCGACCCACGCGGCCGAACCGGCGCCGGCCGCGCCGACTTTCGTGCCGATCGAAACCGTCCTCGGTGCCGATTGCTGGGGCGCATTCGACGACGACGTGATGAAGGCGATGCACGACTGCCGCGCGGGCGATGGTGCACGCATCGTCCTGCAGGTCGCCGACGCCGAGACCGGACCGGCACGCGCCGGCTTCGACGCACGCTGCGACGGCGCGCGCTGCGCGGACCTGACGCAATTGCTGCGGGTCGCACCGCAGCGCCGCCTGCTGCTGCGCACGCCGCCGCGACGCCTCGATGCGGTCCTGGCCGCGGTGCAGGCGGCCGACGCCGGCGCGCGCGTGGCGATCGAGCCGCAGCTGCAGCGTCCGCACGGCAGCAGCGCCCCGATCCCACTGGCGCCGGGCGTGCGCTATTGGCATGAGGCGCGCGGCACGCCGGTGCCGGCCATGCTGCATATCGCGCAGATCGACCTGCGCACGCCCGGGCTGGAACTGGTCGGCACCCCTGGCGAGCGCAGCGGCGGCAAGGAATTCGTCGCCACGCCGACCAGCACCTTCGTCCGCGAGCACGGCCTGGCGCTGGCGATCAATGCCGACTACTTCCTGCCGTTCGACGGCGGTCACCTGCTCGACAGGCCCTTCGTGCCGTTGGCCGGCAGCGGCGTCACTGCCGAAGGCCTGGCGCTCAGCGACGGCCGCCTCGACTCGGACAGCGCGACCGAAGACGCGCGCGTGAACGGCGCCTTCTGCGCCGGCCGCCACGGCGCGCACATCGTCCGCGGCCGCGGCGGTTGCCCGCGTGGCAGCCGCGTCGGCATCGGCGCCGGCCCGGTGCTGCTGCTCGACGGCAGGCGTCAGCCGCGCGAGTCCAGCCGCGCGGCGTACTACGACGCACGCGAGCCGCGCACCGCACTGGGCCTGGACGCGAAGCGGCAGACGCTGTGGCTGGTGGTGGTGGACGGTCGCCAGCCGCACTACAGCGAAGGCATGACCCTGGACGAATTAAGCGCGGTCTTCGAGCAGCTCGGCGCCAGCAGCGCGATCAATCTCGACGGCGGCGGCTCCAGCACCATGGCCGCGCGCGTGGACGGCCAGGTGCGCGTGCTCAACAGCAGCATCCACACCGGCATCCCCGGCCGCGAACGCCCGGTCGCCAACCATCTCGGCGTGCGTGTGCAGCCATGA
- a CDS encoding ion transporter, with protein MRFFLDSHLAPATEHGWRRRWFDIIYRHDTRSSRNFDLLLVAAIVASVAVIMADSVPALHARHAGTLYVLEWGFTALFTAEYALRLATVKRPLRYALSFWGVIDLLSTLPTYISFRLPGAQTLLVVRVLRVLRLFRILKLTRYVEESSLLVDALWRSRRKVFVFLFTVITLVVIFGALMYVVEGPANGFTSIPTAMYWAVVTMATVGFGDIAPLTPLGRAITSVLILIGYSIIAVPTGIYTAELANSLRDADRRHAPDRRNCTHCGLQGHDPGAGYCRNCGQPLPDAAA; from the coding sequence ATGCGCTTTTTCCTCGATTCCCACCTCGCCCCGGCGACCGAGCACGGCTGGCGGCGTCGTTGGTTCGACATCATCTATCGGCACGACACCCGGTCTTCGCGCAACTTCGACCTGTTGCTGGTCGCGGCGATCGTGGCCAGCGTCGCGGTGATCATGGCCGACAGCGTGCCGGCGCTGCACGCCCGCCACGCCGGCACGCTGTACGTGCTGGAGTGGGGCTTCACCGCGCTGTTCACCGCCGAGTACGCGTTGCGCCTGGCCACGGTGAAGCGCCCGCTGCGCTACGCGCTGAGCTTCTGGGGCGTGATCGACCTGCTGTCGACCCTGCCCACCTACATCTCGTTTCGGCTGCCCGGCGCGCAGACGCTGCTGGTGGTGCGCGTGCTGCGGGTGCTGCGCCTGTTCCGCATCCTCAAGCTGACCCGCTACGTCGAGGAAAGCAGCCTGCTGGTGGACGCGTTGTGGCGCAGCCGGCGCAAGGTGTTCGTGTTCCTGTTCACGGTGATCACCCTGGTGGTGATCTTCGGCGCGTTGATGTACGTGGTCGAAGGCCCGGCCAACGGCTTCACCAGCATCCCCACCGCGATGTACTGGGCGGTGGTGACGATGGCCACGGTCGGCTTCGGCGACATCGCCCCGCTCACCCCGCTGGGCCGCGCCATCACCTCGGTGCTGATCCTGATCGGCTACAGCATCATCGCCGTGCCCACCGGCATCTACACCGCCGAACTGGCCAACAGCCTGCGCGATGCCGACCGCCGCCACGCGCCGGACCGACGCAACTGCACGCACTGCGGCCTGCAAGGCCACGACCCCGGCGCCGGCTATTGCCGCAACTGCGGCCAGCCCCTGCCCGACGCCGCGGCCTGA